The Burkholderia cepacia genome includes a region encoding these proteins:
- a CDS encoding beta strand repeat-containing protein: protein MVALGNGRRTVDGGRDGSSVRVCRRRLDRWFRASLIGFLGLLLLTGGLAQAQSTRYVYDANGRIVGMTANTGTSVQYGYNSLGQAGQVSAPLSAGQLAIFSFMPTHGQAGTQVTLQGQGFDSNAANDTVSVNGTPATVLSATSTQLVASVPSGATTGPITVTTGGHTASSATPFTVDDTGAPPSITQVSPLAVSIGSTLTVTGTHLDPVAGQTVMQLSNRGVASFASISDAQIQYTITAGDASGFVTINTPYGQAVSANPVIVLPSGISAANVTSTAYVTVGSSANLNIAAGGQTGAMVFNANEGDWISLQLNSIVSSASSISYAVYAPGNQLVAQGSVSSSAPSLHLPQLSAAGTYLVVFTPSNASAQLTVGVQRDAVLAAGVPTNVVTSVPGETLRFIFAPQTLWLAISNTSTSPSGQVVRYAVYNSNQVMYASSATSNSATLNLAPLPVTGTYQLIISPDSGVTASAQIQLLSSGTLVANGSSNSYTLPAGGGSTYLNFNATAGANLDLTFSNLSVTGSTNSFSVSVYDPNGAQVVSFSCSVSNVNCTADLWNLLAGPYTIVVTPPNSSSVVSFTTSLLSEIVGPSLTVNAPVQLNVSENQGQRYTFNAHAGDTYALQLSGVTGQPMSVRMYSPTGAVTVDGYYTTFTTSGTQLINLPNLPATGTYTLEVSCGWGGPSCSGQLALLSGVGGNLTTNAAAPTYTAHAGGQNIYMAFNAAAGDNLDLTFSNLSITGSSGGFGVYVYDPNGAQVVSFSCAVSSVNCTADLWNLVAGTYTIVVTPPSSNSVIGFTPSLMSEITGSLLTVNAPVQLNVNENQGQRYTFNAHAGDTYALQLSGVTGQPMSVRMYSPNGAVTVSGYYTTFTTSSTQLINLPNLPATGTYTLEVSCGWGGPTCSGQLTLLPGVDGNLTVNATSPTYTANAGGQNIYMAFTAAAGDNLDLTFNNLSITGSSSGFGVYVYNPSGAQVVSFSCAVSNVNCTADLWNLVAGTYTVVVTPPSSNSVIGFTPSLMSEIVGSALTVNSPIQLNVNENQGQRYTFNANAGSNYALQVSGVTGQPMSVRVYSPNSTVTVNGYYTSFTASGTQSINLSNLPATGTYTVEVSCAWGGPSCSSQMTLLSQ, encoded by the coding sequence ATGGTGGCGCTGGGGAACGGCAGGCGGACGGTGGACGGTGGCCGGGATGGATCGAGCGTAAGGGTGTGTCGACGCCGGCTCGACCGATGGTTTCGCGCAAGTCTCATCGGATTTCTTGGCCTCCTACTGCTGACAGGGGGCCTCGCGCAGGCGCAATCCACACGCTACGTGTACGACGCCAACGGCCGCATCGTCGGGATGACTGCAAATACGGGCACCAGTGTCCAGTATGGCTATAACAGCCTGGGACAGGCGGGCCAGGTCAGTGCGCCGCTGTCAGCCGGGCAACTGGCGATCTTCTCGTTCATGCCCACCCATGGCCAGGCAGGCACGCAAGTCACCCTTCAAGGACAGGGGTTCGACAGCAACGCCGCCAACGATACGGTAAGCGTCAATGGCACACCGGCAACGGTGCTGTCCGCGACGTCGACGCAATTGGTCGCCAGTGTGCCAAGTGGCGCCACCACCGGACCCATCACGGTGACGACAGGTGGCCATACGGCAAGCAGCGCCACGCCTTTCACGGTTGACGACACGGGCGCACCACCGAGCATCACCCAGGTGAGTCCGCTGGCGGTATCGATCGGCAGCACCCTCACCGTCACGGGCACGCACCTGGACCCGGTGGCAGGTCAAACCGTGATGCAGTTGAGCAACCGCGGTGTGGCCTCGTTCGCGTCCATCAGCGATGCCCAGATTCAATACACGATCACCGCCGGTGATGCGAGCGGATTCGTCACGATCAACACGCCGTATGGGCAGGCGGTCAGTGCGAATCCCGTGATCGTGTTACCCAGCGGCATCAGCGCCGCCAATGTCACCAGTACGGCGTATGTCACGGTGGGCAGCAGTGCGAATTTGAATATCGCCGCGGGTGGCCAGACTGGCGCGATGGTGTTCAACGCGAACGAAGGCGACTGGATCAGCCTGCAACTCAACTCGATCGTGAGCAGCGCCAGCTCAATCAGTTACGCCGTCTACGCGCCGGGCAATCAGCTCGTTGCGCAAGGCAGCGTCTCCAGCAGTGCGCCATCGCTTCATTTGCCGCAATTGAGTGCAGCGGGCACCTATTTGGTGGTGTTCACGCCGAGCAATGCCAGCGCGCAATTGACGGTCGGTGTGCAGCGGGACGCCGTGCTGGCGGCGGGTGTGCCCACAAACGTCGTGACGTCGGTTCCCGGTGAAACCCTGCGTTTCATCTTCGCACCGCAGACGCTGTGGCTGGCCATATCCAATACCTCGACCAGTCCTTCGGGCCAGGTGGTGCGATACGCCGTCTACAACAGCAACCAGGTGATGTATGCATCGAGCGCCACCTCCAACAGCGCCACACTCAATCTTGCACCGCTGCCGGTTACCGGAACCTATCAACTGATCATTAGCCCCGATAGCGGCGTGACGGCCTCGGCGCAAATCCAGTTGCTGTCGTCAGGCACGCTGGTGGCCAACGGAAGCAGCAACAGCTACACCCTCCCTGCCGGTGGCGGAAGCACCTATTTGAACTTCAACGCTACCGCGGGCGCCAACCTCGATCTCACTTTTAGCAACCTGAGCGTCACAGGAAGCACCAACAGTTTCTCGGTGAGCGTGTACGACCCCAACGGCGCTCAGGTCGTGTCGTTCTCCTGTTCCGTATCGAACGTCAATTGCACGGCCGACTTGTGGAACCTGCTCGCCGGCCCGTACACGATCGTGGTGACGCCACCGAATTCCAGCAGTGTTGTCAGCTTCACGACTTCGCTGTTGTCGGAAATCGTGGGGCCGTCCTTGACGGTCAACGCACCCGTCCAGCTCAACGTAAGTGAAAACCAGGGGCAACGTTATACCTTCAACGCCCATGCGGGCGACACCTATGCCTTGCAGTTGTCCGGCGTAACCGGCCAACCCATGTCCGTACGGATGTACAGCCCGACCGGCGCGGTGACGGTAGATGGCTACTACACGACCTTTACCACCAGCGGCACGCAGTTGATCAATCTGCCCAATCTGCCTGCCACCGGTACCTATACGCTGGAGGTGTCGTGCGGATGGGGCGGTCCTTCGTGCAGCGGTCAACTGGCCTTGCTCTCCGGTGTGGGCGGTAACCTGACGACCAATGCCGCAGCGCCAACGTATACCGCCCATGCGGGTGGCCAGAACATCTATATGGCCTTCAATGCCGCCGCGGGCGACAACCTCGACCTGACCTTCAGCAATCTGAGCATTACAGGAAGCAGCGGCGGCTTCGGCGTGTATGTCTACGACCCGAACGGCGCGCAGGTGGTGTCGTTCTCGTGCGCGGTATCCAGCGTCAATTGCACCGCAGACTTGTGGAACCTGGTCGCCGGGACGTACACGATCGTGGTGACGCCCCCAAGTTCGAACAGCGTGATCGGCTTTACGCCTTCGCTGATGTCGGAAATCACCGGTTCGCTCTTGACGGTCAACGCACCCGTCCAGCTCAACGTGAATGAAAACCAGGGGCAGCGCTATACGTTCAACGCCCATGCGGGCGACACCTATGCCTTGCAGTTGTCCGGCGTAACCGGGCAGCCAATGTCCGTACGCATGTACAGCCCGAACGGCGCGGTGACCGTGAGCGGTTACTACACGACCTTCACCACTTCCAGTACACAGTTGATCAATTTGCCCAACCTCCCTGCCACCGGCACCTACACGTTGGAGGTGTCGTGCGGATGGGGCGGTCCCACGTGCAGTGGTCAGCTGACGTTGTTACCGGGCGTGGACGGTAATCTCACGGTCAATGCCACATCGCCCACCTATACCGCCAATGCGGGTGGCCAAAACATTTACATGGCTTTCACTGCGGCAGCGGGCGACAACCTCGATCTGACGTTCAACAATCTCAGCATTACGGGAAGCAGCAGCGGCTTCGGGGTGTATGTCTACAACCCAAGCGGTGCGCAAGTCGTGTCGTTCTCCTGCGCGGTATCGAATGTCAATTGCACGGCGGACTTGTGGAATCTGGTCGCCGGTACGTACACCGTCGTGGTGACGCCACCGAGCTCAAACAGCGTGATCGGCTTTACGCCTTCGCTGATGTCGGAAATCGTGGGGTCGGCCTTGACGGTGAATTCGCCGATCCAGCTTAACGTGAATGAAAACCAGGGGCAGCGCTATACCTTCAATGCCAATGCGGGCAGCAACTACGCC
- a CDS encoding cytochrome-c peroxidase, which translates to MSQIRWFGWLCVGVLASTLAVFAPHPTAHGSSDASLLAQRVALGKQLFNDPSLSADGSVRCASCHMPEKSYTDGRATAVGVYGRVGTRNTPSLLSVEIAREGVFFWDGRRTSLEQAVLDPLTNPVEMGLPDQTQVMQRIAQNSAYRAAFAQAFPTHSDAFTPDDVGVALAAYIRSLTSTQSAFDHYGHGDRAALNPRAQLGLALFQGKAGCAECHRLEGASPTFTDHAYHRTGVGLDGITANLPTLTEGVIARSLQGGAIGDRVATHEDEAQLGRFNVTLEPADIGLFRTPSLRGVSRTAPYMHDGSVPTLDDAIDREVYYRSLQAGRPLNLSVEERLDLAEFLRSL; encoded by the coding sequence ATGTCGCAGATACGCTGGTTCGGATGGCTCTGTGTTGGCGTACTGGCGAGCACGCTGGCCGTTTTCGCGCCGCACCCGACGGCGCACGGATCATCGGATGCGTCGTTGCTTGCACAGCGCGTCGCACTGGGCAAGCAGCTCTTCAACGATCCATCGCTGAGCGCCGATGGCAGCGTTCGCTGTGCCTCCTGCCACATGCCCGAAAAGAGCTATACCGATGGACGAGCCACAGCGGTCGGTGTTTACGGACGTGTCGGCACACGCAATACACCCAGTCTCCTCTCCGTGGAAATCGCCAGGGAAGGCGTTTTTTTCTGGGATGGACGACGCACGTCGCTTGAACAGGCCGTCCTTGATCCGCTCACCAATCCGGTAGAAATGGGACTCCCCGATCAAACGCAAGTGATGCAGCGGATTGCACAAAACAGCGCTTACCGCGCGGCGTTCGCGCAGGCGTTTCCGACGCACAGCGATGCGTTCACGCCGGATGACGTCGGCGTGGCGCTTGCCGCCTACATCCGCTCGCTGACATCAACCCAGAGCGCCTTCGACCATTACGGGCATGGCGATCGCGCGGCCTTGAATCCCCGCGCGCAACTCGGCCTTGCCCTCTTCCAGGGCAAGGCCGGTTGCGCGGAATGCCACCGGCTCGAAGGTGCATCACCAACATTCACCGATCACGCCTATCATCGAACGGGCGTGGGTTTGGATGGCATCACGGCGAATCTGCCCACTCTCACGGAAGGCGTCATCGCGCGCTCACTGCAGGGCGGCGCGATCGGCGATCGTGTCGCAACGCATGAAGACGAAGCGCAACTTGGGCGCTTCAACGTCACACTGGAGCCCGCGGATATTGGGCTGTTTCGCACACCCTCGTTACGTGGCGTGTCCCGCACAGCTCCTTATATGCACGATGGCAGCGTGCCGACGCTCGACGATGCGATCGATCGTGAAGTCTATTACCGCAGCCTGCAGGCCGGTCGGCCGTTGAATCTGAGCGTGGAAGAACGGCTCGATCTCGCCGAATTCCTGCGATCGCTGTGA
- a CDS encoding TetR/AcrR family transcriptional regulator: MTITHEKNELARRRARTKVLGKAAELFGRYGFHAVSVRQITREAGVAFQSMYNNFEGRETLAREVLEWRHRGVIEELTARIATVEGVDAKLKAFFDWHEEWFTSEVFTGCLFERAIGEYGLSEPELSEVAVRHKKALLTLLEGVLQGEFDASETKRLAGVILMLIDGATAHARAFRDPRTARHAWRATQALLAEARQRST, encoded by the coding sequence ATGACCATCACCCACGAAAAGAACGAACTCGCCCGTCGCAGAGCACGAACCAAGGTACTGGGTAAAGCCGCGGAGCTTTTCGGCCGCTACGGCTTTCATGCGGTCAGCGTGCGTCAGATTACGCGGGAGGCCGGGGTGGCCTTCCAGTCGATGTACAACAACTTCGAAGGAAGGGAGACGTTGGCCAGGGAAGTGCTCGAATGGAGGCACCGTGGTGTGATCGAGGAGCTCACTGCGCGCATCGCCACCGTGGAAGGTGTCGATGCCAAACTGAAGGCGTTTTTCGACTGGCATGAAGAATGGTTTACGAGCGAGGTCTTCACTGGATGCCTGTTCGAGCGTGCGATCGGCGAATACGGTCTAAGCGAGCCGGAGCTGTCGGAGGTCGCGGTGCGTCACAAGAAGGCCCTCCTGACATTGCTCGAAGGCGTCTTGCAAGGCGAGTTTGATGCCAGTGAAACGAAGCGGCTCGCCGGCGTGATCCTCATGTTGATCGATGGCGCGACGGCCCACGCGCGCGCGTTTCGTGACCCACGCACGGCGCGTCATGCGTGGCGAGCCACGCAAGCGCTGTTGGCTGAGGCCCGTCAGCGCTCCACGTAG
- a CDS encoding iron-containing redox enzyme family protein encodes MFTDWETQTGSKMPSMSWAELLALPVGDAIVALTRCPRVHWSVHGDDRFAARLQSRLAAWLRRAFGEQDEAALADVHRVLFALYDLHVADPATPAVANQFDPLLTGLRVTIERQWLAAEYQRIGAAPVFDSPDALIDALRGAVQAHAASHHPLFDMLETHATRAQLERFFCSDTVLNVRFFDLIVMAMIGSQPEARKELASNFWDEVGRGDPQHSHVQMFRQLLTDVGIMRSGDDFASQLTWQGLRGYNLFMLCALNRQHYFKLLGVMAATELLDPPQYRKLIAGCRRLGLGPSTTRYYDEHITVDDVHGEGWLENVIRPLTKREPRAMSAVWVGCMLRLASCGDYYDALSRQLSSMTSPPAGDDHDHHPRKERTRPSQSTNQGTG; translated from the coding sequence ATGTTCACGGATTGGGAAACGCAGACCGGATCGAAGATGCCATCGATGTCATGGGCCGAACTGCTGGCCCTGCCGGTCGGTGACGCGATTGTCGCGTTGACGCGGTGCCCGCGCGTCCATTGGAGCGTACACGGTGACGATCGGTTCGCGGCACGATTGCAGTCACGTCTCGCCGCATGGCTGCGTCGCGCCTTCGGAGAGCAGGACGAGGCGGCCTTGGCCGACGTGCATCGGGTGTTGTTCGCCCTGTACGATTTGCATGTGGCCGATCCGGCGACGCCGGCGGTGGCCAACCAGTTCGATCCGCTGTTGACCGGGCTACGCGTCACGATCGAACGGCAGTGGCTGGCGGCCGAATACCAGCGGATCGGCGCGGCCCCTGTCTTCGATTCGCCGGACGCGTTGATCGACGCGTTGCGGGGTGCGGTCCAGGCGCATGCGGCGTCCCATCATCCGCTGTTCGACATGCTTGAAACGCACGCGACGCGTGCACAGCTCGAACGGTTCTTTTGCAGTGACACGGTGCTGAACGTCCGGTTTTTCGACCTGATCGTGATGGCGATGATCGGTTCGCAACCGGAGGCTCGCAAGGAGCTTGCGTCGAATTTTTGGGACGAGGTGGGGCGGGGCGATCCGCAGCACAGTCATGTGCAGATGTTCCGGCAACTGTTGACCGACGTCGGTATCATGCGCTCGGGCGATGACTTCGCCTCGCAACTGACGTGGCAGGGACTGCGCGGCTACAACCTCTTCATGCTGTGCGCCCTGAACCGGCAGCACTATTTCAAACTGCTGGGCGTGATGGCGGCCACGGAACTGCTCGACCCGCCTCAGTATCGCAAGCTCATCGCCGGGTGCCGCCGGCTCGGCCTGGGACCATCGACTACGCGCTATTACGACGAACACATCACGGTCGACGATGTACACGGTGAAGGCTGGCTCGAAAACGTGATCCGGCCACTGACGAAGCGTGAACCACGTGCCATGTCCGCGGTGTGGGTGGGGTGTATGCTCCGGCTCGCCAGTTGTGGCGACTACTACGATGCCTTGAGCCGACAGTTGTCGTCGATGACGAGCCCACCGGCCGGGGACGATCATGACCATCACCCACGAAAAGAACGAACTCGCCCGTCGCAGAGCACGAACCAAGGTACTGGGTAA
- a CDS encoding saccharopine dehydrogenase NADP-binding domain-containing protein, with translation MSETSAVEDAGAAHGSLVESRGPLSRVAASRVMVAALAPRVVGQHVRAALRALRDGEAYGTKAVLEPTRDELRALLGDAADAAYAAGERPNWKLSALVSINPSYGAVKIVGSHSYNRQHGDLRSTSTVLLYDKLTMQAVAILDGSTLSAQRTGAYASVVIDKLLSQRARFSVFLFGAGRVAQAVVEDLQAHHPERIDTLYIRSRTQASAEAFVAQLAPHVSFPLVAAPTLDALPDCTLIVTASNANAPLFEAWQVGDASIVLHLGGDETPDELIRYMLEAGTVICDDIDTVAHRRSQSLPLFFARTGRSLESMANAYQVRNLWQIMDEDTPYRFPALVTCVGLPVLDLYLAQHVYETARDAEACPG, from the coding sequence ATGAGCGAGACATCGGCAGTGGAGGATGCGGGTGCGGCGCACGGATCGCTGGTCGAATCACGCGGTCCTCTATCGCGTGTGGCCGCGAGCCGGGTGATGGTCGCGGCGTTGGCGCCTCGCGTCGTGGGGCAGCATGTGCGGGCCGCGTTGCGCGCCCTCCGTGACGGCGAGGCCTACGGCACGAAAGCGGTGCTGGAACCAACGCGCGACGAATTGCGCGCCCTGCTCGGCGACGCGGCGGATGCGGCGTATGCCGCAGGCGAGCGCCCGAACTGGAAACTCAGCGCACTCGTCAGCATCAACCCTTCGTACGGCGCCGTGAAAATCGTCGGCTCGCACAGCTACAACCGTCAGCATGGTGACCTGCGATCCACGTCGACGGTGCTGCTCTACGACAAACTCACCATGCAGGCGGTGGCAATCCTCGATGGCTCGACCTTGTCGGCCCAACGCACCGGCGCGTATGCCTCCGTCGTCATCGATAAGTTGTTGTCCCAGCGTGCGCGCTTTTCGGTGTTTCTGTTTGGCGCGGGGCGCGTCGCGCAAGCCGTCGTCGAGGATCTGCAAGCCCATCATCCCGAGCGCATCGACACGCTGTACATTCGAAGTCGCACGCAAGCCAGTGCCGAAGCGTTCGTCGCACAGCTCGCGCCGCACGTGTCGTTTCCACTCGTCGCCGCGCCCACGCTCGACGCGCTCCCCGATTGCACGCTGATCGTCACCGCCTCGAACGCCAACGCGCCGCTGTTCGAAGCCTGGCAGGTCGGCGACGCATCGATCGTGTTGCACCTGGGCGGCGATGAAACGCCGGACGAACTGATCCGCTACATGCTGGAAGCCGGCACGGTGATTTGCGATGACATCGACACCGTCGCACATCGCCGCTCGCAGAGCTTGCCGCTGTTCTTCGCGCGCACCGGACGCTCCCTGGAGTCGATGGCTAACGCGTATCAGGTACGCAATCTATGGCAGATCATGGACGAGGACACACCATACCGCTTTCCTGCGCTCGTGACGTGCGTGGGTCTACCCGTGCTGGATCTGTATCTCGCCCAGCACGTGTACGAGACGGCACGAGACGCGGAAGCGTGTCCGGGCTGA
- a CDS encoding porin: MKHGRFIVAGSALSLLASSAMAQSTVTLYGIIDAGITYTHNVKGGSLWQESSGKLGGNRWGVKGNEDLGDGLSAIFTLESGFYSTNGTLGQGGREFGRQVFVGLAKRDVGALTFGRQYDPLADLVAPYFGSGFWIPSTHVGDNDNLDQSFRINNAVKFRSDAFAGWRVDALYGFSNQASGSGSQGFANNSAWALAINTTQGPVSIGGGYMQLNHPNATSNTSGAVGGASSTTGDDYSSGFFYGIDGGVARQRIAALGGNVVWGPATVGLGVSRVQLDYNDGAARKLTNVDANLRYRLSAPWMLVADYTFTEGRVTGLPGTGGADLKPTWHQINLGIDYLLSKRTELYVTAGYQKALGDGTTLVGGHYRPIAAMTTAGGASSTNTQFTVATGVRHRF; this comes from the coding sequence ATGAAACACGGACGTTTCATCGTGGCGGGCAGCGCGTTGTCGTTGCTTGCCTCCAGCGCCATGGCGCAAAGCACGGTCACCTTGTACGGCATCATCGATGCCGGTATCACCTACACCCACAACGTCAAGGGTGGTTCGCTGTGGCAGGAGAGTTCCGGCAAGCTCGGCGGCAATCGTTGGGGCGTCAAAGGGAATGAGGATCTCGGCGATGGACTTTCGGCCATCTTCACGCTCGAAAGCGGTTTTTATTCGACTAACGGCACACTCGGACAAGGCGGGCGCGAGTTCGGTCGACAAGTCTTCGTAGGGCTCGCCAAGCGGGACGTCGGCGCGCTGACGTTCGGGCGCCAGTACGATCCGCTGGCCGATCTCGTTGCACCGTATTTCGGGTCCGGTTTCTGGATACCGTCCACGCACGTCGGCGACAACGACAACCTCGATCAGTCGTTCCGCATCAACAACGCGGTGAAGTTCCGTTCCGACGCGTTCGCCGGTTGGCGTGTCGATGCGCTCTACGGCTTCAGCAACCAGGCGTCTGGCAGCGGCTCACAAGGCTTCGCCAACAACAGCGCGTGGGCGCTCGCCATTAACACCACGCAAGGACCGGTGTCGATCGGCGGCGGCTACATGCAGTTGAATCACCCGAATGCCACCAGCAATACGAGTGGTGCCGTGGGTGGTGCGTCTTCGACGACAGGGGATGATTACAGCTCGGGATTTTTCTATGGGATTGACGGTGGCGTGGCACGCCAACGCATCGCGGCACTCGGTGGTAATGTGGTGTGGGGACCGGCGACCGTGGGACTCGGTGTCAGTCGTGTGCAGCTCGACTACAACGACGGCGCGGCGCGCAAGCTTACCAACGTCGATGCCAACTTGCGTTACCGGCTCAGTGCGCCGTGGATGCTCGTCGCGGACTACACGTTCACTGAAGGCCGCGTGACCGGTTTGCCCGGCACGGGCGGCGCGGACCTCAAGCCCACCTGGCACCAGATCAACCTAGGCATCGATTATCTGCTGTCCAAGCGCACGGAGCTCTACGTCACCGCGGGGTATCAGAAGGCGCTGGGCGATGGCACGACGTTGGTCGGCGGGCACTATCGGCCGATCGCCGCAATGACGACGGCTGGGGGTGCGTCCTCGACCAACACGCAGTTCACTGTCGCGACCGGCGTGCGGCATCGCTTCTGA
- a CDS encoding NAD(P)/FAD-dependent oxidoreductase translates to MTRTTDVVVIGGGLIGCSTALHLARRGITVRVIEKDYVARHASGVNAGGVRTLGRALPELPLSIAAKRLWRTLPDLVGSDGGFKAVGQIRVAENEAQLERLRTRSRTVAALGLEYLERVIDVDELYDRLPALAPHCVGGLLVEDDGYASPYPTTLAFQRQAERCGALIHQGMTAAMPTYTQGLWTVRTSDGRCYRAPTLVNTAGAWGGRLAAALGDAVPLQSNGSMLMVTARMAPFVGPVVGSAGRSLSFKQFPNGTVLIGGGHRAAVDLKSNGTSLALEGLAQAARTAIDLFPVMRTARAVRFWSGTEGFLPDGLPVIGPSRASPSAFHAFGFSAHGFQLGPIVGQLLAELISEGRASLPIEAFRVDRFDEASAREEGHATAPPGMTGAAA, encoded by the coding sequence ATGACTCGAACGACGGATGTGGTGGTGATCGGCGGCGGCCTAATCGGTTGTTCGACCGCCTTGCACCTGGCGCGGCGCGGCATCACCGTGCGTGTGATCGAGAAGGATTACGTGGCACGGCATGCGTCGGGCGTGAATGCCGGCGGCGTACGCACGCTCGGCCGTGCGTTGCCCGAATTGCCGCTGTCGATCGCAGCCAAACGACTGTGGCGAACCTTGCCCGATCTCGTGGGCAGTGACGGCGGCTTCAAAGCGGTGGGGCAGATCCGCGTCGCCGAAAACGAGGCACAACTCGAACGCTTGCGCACGCGAAGTCGCACCGTGGCGGCCTTGGGACTCGAATATCTCGAACGCGTGATCGATGTCGATGAACTCTACGACCGCTTGCCGGCGCTGGCCCCGCACTGTGTGGGCGGCTTGCTGGTGGAGGACGATGGCTATGCGTCGCCGTATCCGACCACGCTGGCGTTCCAGCGTCAGGCCGAGCGCTGCGGTGCGCTGATCCATCAAGGCATGACCGCTGCGATGCCAACGTATACGCAGGGACTGTGGACGGTACGCACCTCGGACGGGAGGTGCTATCGCGCGCCCACGCTGGTCAATACGGCCGGTGCCTGGGGCGGTCGGTTGGCCGCGGCGCTCGGGGATGCCGTGCCGCTGCAGTCCAACGGCTCGATGCTGATGGTGACGGCGCGCATGGCGCCGTTCGTGGGGCCGGTGGTGGGGTCGGCGGGGCGTTCGCTCTCGTTCAAGCAATTTCCCAACGGCACCGTGCTGATCGGCGGCGGTCATCGCGCGGCGGTCGATCTCAAGTCGAACGGCACGTCGCTCGCGCTCGAGGGTTTGGCACAGGCCGCCCGCACGGCGATCGATCTCTTTCCCGTGATGCGCACCGCACGTGCCGTGCGTTTCTGGTCGGGCACCGAAGGGTTTTTGCCCGACGGGCTGCCGGTGATCGGGCCGAGCCGCGCATCACCGTCGGCGTTCCACGCGTTCGGGTTTTCGGCACACGGTTTTCAGCTCGGGCCGATCGTCGGGCAGCTCCTGGCGGAACTCATCAGCGAGGGGCGTGCGTCGTTGCCTATTGAGGCCTTTCGCGTTGATCGCTTTGACGAAGCGAGCGCCCGTGAGGAGGGACACGCCACGGCGCCACCGGGCATGACCGGCGCTGCCGCGTAA
- a CDS encoding NAD(P)/FAD-dependent oxidoreductase, giving the protein MTAYDLVIVGAGPAGMGAAVAAREWHLSVLVLDEQPAPGGQIYRGIEQHADRHARLDPGSVTGHELAMRFRACGVDYRPGASVWWVAGDGEVAFSVEGHAHRVRARRLLLATGAMERPWPLPGWTLPGVMTAGAAQILMKTAGLVHRDPVFAGSGPLLYLVALQYRRAGVPVRAVLDTTPFMHYVQAAPHLPAAMRTPAYLRRGLGLLWQVRRAGTPVFTGVRDLRALGRDTVEAVEFQHRGRRRRLESVTGLFLHQGVVPHIHAALAAGCERRWDARTACWHLVADAYGRTSQSHVFVAGDAAAITGAASAPARGRLAALAIAHDLGKVGEDTFAATSRRLQRDLARDAAVRPFLDTLYRPADECLVPTDDATLICRCEEVRVRDVQHVIDGGSRDPNQVKSALRCGMGPCQGRLCAPTLANLMADAACGEAIPLPLRQRPPVVPVPLSELAGLLDAPESTR; this is encoded by the coding sequence ATGACCGCGTATGACCTGGTGATCGTTGGCGCGGGGCCGGCCGGCATGGGTGCGGCGGTGGCGGCGCGCGAGTGGCATCTCTCGGTGCTCGTGCTCGACGAGCAACCCGCACCGGGTGGGCAAATCTATCGCGGCATCGAGCAGCACGCCGATCGCCATGCGCGACTCGATCCCGGTTCCGTGACGGGACACGAACTCGCGATGCGATTTCGGGCGTGCGGTGTCGATTATCGGCCTGGTGCGTCGGTGTGGTGGGTGGCGGGGGATGGCGAGGTGGCGTTCTCGGTGGAGGGGCACGCGCATCGCGTGCGCGCCCGTCGGCTCCTGCTCGCCACCGGAGCGATGGAACGCCCGTGGCCGCTGCCCGGTTGGACCTTGCCTGGCGTGATGACGGCCGGTGCCGCGCAGATTCTGATGAAGACGGCAGGCCTCGTGCATCGCGATCCCGTGTTCGCGGGCTCCGGTCCCTTGCTGTATCTCGTCGCCCTGCAGTATCGGCGTGCGGGTGTGCCAGTGCGTGCGGTGCTGGACACCACACCGTTCATGCACTACGTGCAGGCCGCGCCCCATCTCCCGGCGGCGATGCGTACGCCCGCGTACCTGCGTCGCGGCCTCGGCTTGCTGTGGCAGGTGCGTCGCGCCGGGACACCGGTGTTCACCGGCGTGCGCGATCTGCGCGCGCTCGGTCGCGACACGGTGGAGGCGGTTGAATTCCAGCATCGGGGACGGCGTCGACGGTTGGAGAGCGTGACAGGATTGTTCCTGCATCAAGGCGTGGTGCCGCATATCCATGCCGCGCTCGCCGCGGGTTGTGAACGCCGCTGGGATGCCCGCACGGCCTGCTGGCATCTCGTGGCCGATGCGTATGGGCGAACCTCGCAGTCACACGTGTTCGTCGCGGGCGATGCGGCGGCGATCACGGGCGCGGCCTCGGCGCCGGCACGCGGTCGCTTGGCGGCGCTGGCGATTGCGCATGACCTCGGCAAAGTGGGCGAGGACACGTTCGCCGCGACAAGCCGGCGCTTGCAGCGCGATCTCGCGCGCGACGCGGCGGTGCGGCCGTTCCTCGACACGCTGTATCGCCCCGCCGACGAATGCCTCGTGCCGACGGACGACGCCACGCTGATCTGCCGCTGCGAGGAGGTGCGGGTGCGCGACGTGCAGCACGTCATCGACGGCGGAAGCCGCGATCCCAATCAGGTGAAAAGCGCCCTGCGTTGCGGGATGGGACCGTGCCAGGGGCGACTCTGTGCGCCGACGCTGGCGAATCTTATGGCGGATGCGGCGTGCGGCGAAGCGATACCGTTGCCGCTGCGCCAGCGTCCCCCGGTCGTGCCGGTACCGCTCAGTGAGCTCGCGGGACTGCTCGATGCGCCGGAGTCAACGCGATGA